From a region of the Poecile atricapillus isolate bPoeAtr1 chromosome 16, bPoeAtr1.hap1, whole genome shotgun sequence genome:
- the CRYBB3 gene encoding beta-crystallin B3 codes for MKSHGWNSVDAAAVSALGEFCCSVQKQPINSGAARTARHSGTTRRGTMTEQQSPPEQMATGEGAGERGGNYKITIYELENFQGKRCELTEELPNITEKEMEKVGSIQVESGPWLGFERQAYAGEQFVLEKGDYPRWDSWSNSHSSDSLMSIRPLQIDSADHKIHLFENAGYTGRKMEIVDDDVPSLWAHGFQDRVASVKALNGTWVGYEYPGYRGRQHVFEKGEYRHWNEWDANQPLIQSVRRVRDQQWHQRGCFENS; via the exons ATGAAATCTCATGGATGGAATTCCGTGGACGCAGCTGCTGTATCAGCGCTCGGGGAATTCTGCTGTTCTGTTCAGAAGCAACCCATAAATAGCGGGGCCGCCCGCACCGCCCGGCACAGCGGAACCACACGGAGAG GCACAATGACCGAGCAGCAAAGTCCCCCCGAGCAGATGGCGACTGGGGAGGGTGCTGGCGAGCGAGGTGGCAACTACAAG ATCACGATCTACGAGCTGGAGAATTTCCAGGGGAAAAGGTGTGAGCTGACAGAGGAGCTCCCCAACATCACCGAGAAGGAGATGGAGAAGGTGGGCTCCATCCAGGTGGAGTCTGGCCC GTGGCTGGGCTTCGAGCGCCAGGCCTATGCTGGGGAGCAGTTCGTGCTGGAGAAGGGCGACTACCCCCGCTGGGACTCCTGGTCCAACAGCCACAGCAGCGACAGCCTGATGTCCATCCGGCCCCTCCAGATT GACAGCGCCGACCACAAGATCCACCTGTTTGAGAACGCGGGATACACCGGGAGGAAGATGGAGATCGTGGATGATGACGTCCCCAGCCTCTGGGCCCACGGCTTCCAGGACCGTGTGGCCAGCGTCAAGGCCCTGAATGGAAC GTGGGTGGGCTACGAGTACCCCGGCTACCGGGGCCGCCAGCACGTCTTCGAGAAGGGCGAGTACCGGCACTGGAACGAGTGGGACGCCAACCAGCCCCTCATCCAGTCCGTGCGCCGCGTGAGGGACCAGCAGTGGCACCAGCGGGGCTGCTTCGAGAACAGCtga
- the CRYBB2 gene encoding beta-crystallin B2: protein MMASEHQMPASKQQQASSKIAIFEQENFQGRCHELSGACPNLKEAGVDKVGSILVHSGPWVGYEQASCKGEQFVFEKGEYPRWDSWTNSRRSDSITSLRPIKVVRAPRQPLPTRQTKDSQEHKIVLYENPSFTGKKIEIIDDDVPSFHAHGYQEKVSSVRVQSGTWVGYQYPGYRGYQYLFEKGDYKDSSDFGAQHPQIQSVRRIRDMQWHQRGAYHPTN, encoded by the exons ATGATGGCTTCCGAGCACCAAATGCCAGCCTCCAAGCAGCAGCAAGCCAGCTCCAAG ATTGCCATCTTCGAGCAGGAGAACTTCCAGGGCCGCTGCCATGAGCTCAGCGGGGCCTGCCCCAACCTGAAGGAAGCCGGCGTGGACAAAGTGGGCTCCATCCTGGTGCACTCCGGACC CTGGGTGGGCTACGAGCAGGCAAGCTGCAAAGGGGAGCAGTTTGTGTTTGAGAAGGGGGAGTACCCCCGCTGGGACTCCTGGACCAACAGCCGGAGAAGCGACAGCATCACTTCCCTGAGACCCATCAAAGTGGTGAGAGCACCCAGACAGCCACTACCCACCCGCCAGACCAAG gacagccAGGAGCACAAGATCGTGCTGTACGAAAACCCCAGCTTCACCGGCAAGAAGATCGAAATCATAGACGACGATGTGCCCAGCTTCCACGCACACGGCTACCAGGAGAAGGTCTCATCCGTGCGGGTGCAGAGCGGCAC GTGGGTGGGATACCAGTACCCTGGCTACCGGGGCTACCAGTACCTGTTTGAAAAGGGGGACTACAAGGACAGCTCAGACTTCGGCGCTCAGCACCCCCAGATCCAGTCGGTCAGGCGCATCCGGGACATGCAGTGGCACCAGCGCGGTGCCTACCACCCCACCAACTAA